Proteins co-encoded in one Camelus bactrianus isolate YW-2024 breed Bactrian camel chromosome 6, ASM4877302v1, whole genome shotgun sequence genomic window:
- the KNSTRN gene encoding small kinetochore-associated protein isoform X4, producing the protein MAAPKGVAQGRDFRTTWPPTESAPHPLPPGHRKFPFETLAADAVGGTAVAAEHFLNQSDEAWGPQRQAPGARPCRLVTMTSVVKTVYTLQPPSVLSSGLPPDAQTRATSKSLLPVKSKEVDVSRLHSGGSENDTKIIKPRRENGQVKAAEPATRRNIRKSYKPLSKQKSEEELKDKNQLLEAVNKQLHQKLTETQGELKDLTQKVELLEKFQNNCLAILESKGLNPDSRVGSKEESRRRNYPKTEGEPHLT; encoded by the exons ATGGCAGCCCCCAAAGGCGTCGCCCAAGGCAGAGACTTCCGTACAACATGGCCGCCTACAGAGAGCGCGCCGCACCCGCTCCCGCCCGGCCACCGGAAGTTTCCATTTGAAACCCTGGCGGCAGACGCGGTCGGCGGTACGGCAGTTGCTGCCGAGCATTTTTTGAACCAGAGTGACGAGGCCTGGGGGCCGCAGCGGCAGGCGCCTGG AGCCCGACCGTGCCGCCTCGTTACTATGACCAGCGTAGTTAAGACAGTGTACACCCTGCAGCCCCCCTCTGTGCTGAGCAGCGGCCTGCCGCCAG atgcacaaACTCGAGCGACTTCTAAGAGCCTATTACCTGTTAAGTCCAAAGAAGTTGATGTTTCCAGACTTCATTCAGGAGGTTCAGAGAATGATACAAAAATCATCAAACCGAGACGAGAGAATGG GCAGGTGAAAGCTGCAGAGCCTGCCACCAGGAGGAACATCAGAAAGAG CTACAAACCCCTGAGTAAACAGAAATCAGAGGAAGAGCTCAAGGATAAGAACCAGCTCTTAGAGGCCGTCAACAAGCAGTTGCACCAGAAGTTGACTGAAACTCAG GGAGAGCTGAAGGACCTGACTCAAAAAGTGGAGCTGCTAGAGAAGTTCCAGAACAACTGTTTGGCAATCTTGGAGAGCAAGGGCCTCAACCCAG ACAGCAGAGTCGGTAGCAAAGAGGAGAGCAGAAGAAGGAATTATCCAAAGACCGAAGGAGAGCCTCACCTGACTTGA
- the KNSTRN gene encoding small kinetochore-associated protein isoform X1, producing MAAPKGVAQGRDFRTTWPPTESAPHPLPPGHRKFPFETLAADAVGGTAVAAEHFLNQSDEAWGPQRQAPGARPCRLVTMTSVVKTVYTLQPPSVLSSGLPPDAQTRATSKSLLPVKSKEVDVSRLHSGGSENDTKIIKPRRENGQVKAAEPATRRNIRKSYKPLSKQKSEEELKDKNQLLEAVNKQLHQKLTETQGELKDLTQKVELLEKFQNNCLAILESKGLNPGSETLTSQQISTTDHMDSMLLLETLQDELKLFNETAKKQMEELQALKVKLKMKEEERAQFLEQQTLYNSQVNNFTTALDEMEQLLEM from the exons ATGGCAGCCCCCAAAGGCGTCGCCCAAGGCAGAGACTTCCGTACAACATGGCCGCCTACAGAGAGCGCGCCGCACCCGCTCCCGCCCGGCCACCGGAAGTTTCCATTTGAAACCCTGGCGGCAGACGCGGTCGGCGGTACGGCAGTTGCTGCCGAGCATTTTTTGAACCAGAGTGACGAGGCCTGGGGGCCGCAGCGGCAGGCGCCTGG AGCCCGACCGTGCCGCCTCGTTACTATGACCAGCGTAGTTAAGACAGTGTACACCCTGCAGCCCCCCTCTGTGCTGAGCAGCGGCCTGCCGCCAG atgcacaaACTCGAGCGACTTCTAAGAGCCTATTACCTGTTAAGTCCAAAGAAGTTGATGTTTCCAGACTTCATTCAGGAGGTTCAGAGAATGATACAAAAATCATCAAACCGAGACGAGAGAATGG GCAGGTGAAAGCTGCAGAGCCTGCCACCAGGAGGAACATCAGAAAGAG CTACAAACCCCTGAGTAAACAGAAATCAGAGGAAGAGCTCAAGGATAAGAACCAGCTCTTAGAGGCCGTCAACAAGCAGTTGCACCAGAAGTTGACTGAAACTCAG GGAGAGCTGAAGGACCTGACTCAAAAAGTGGAGCTGCTAGAGAAGTTCCAGAACAACTGTTTGGCAATCTTGGAGAGCAAGGGCCTCAACCCAG GCAGTGAGACCCTCACATCACAGCAGATCTCCACCACGGATCACATGGACTCTATG TTGCTGTTAGAAACTTTGCAAGATGAGCTGAAGCTTTTTAATGAAACAGCCAAGAAGCAGATGGAGGAGTTACAG GCCCTAAAGGTAAAGTTGAAGATGAAAGAAGAAGAGAGGGCCCAGTTCCTAGAACAACAGACGTTATATAACAGTCAAGTAAACAATTTTACAACAGCCCTTGATGAAATGGAGCAGCTATTAGAAATGTGA
- the KNSTRN gene encoding small kinetochore-associated protein isoform X2 — protein MAAPKGVAQGRDFRTTWPPTESAPHPLPPGHRKFPFETLAADAVGGTAVAAEHFLNQSDEAWGPQRQAPGARPCRLVTMTSVVKTVYTLQPPSVLSSGLPPDAQTRATSKSLLPVKSKEVDVSRLHSGGSENDTKIIKPRRENGQVKAAEPATRRNIRKSYKPLSKQKSEEELKDKNQLLEAVNKQLHQKLTETQGELKDLTQKVELLEKFQNNCLAILESKGLNPGSETLTSQQISTTDHMDSMALKVKLKMKEEERAQFLEQQTLYNSQVNNFTTALDEMEQLLEM, from the exons ATGGCAGCCCCCAAAGGCGTCGCCCAAGGCAGAGACTTCCGTACAACATGGCCGCCTACAGAGAGCGCGCCGCACCCGCTCCCGCCCGGCCACCGGAAGTTTCCATTTGAAACCCTGGCGGCAGACGCGGTCGGCGGTACGGCAGTTGCTGCCGAGCATTTTTTGAACCAGAGTGACGAGGCCTGGGGGCCGCAGCGGCAGGCGCCTGG AGCCCGACCGTGCCGCCTCGTTACTATGACCAGCGTAGTTAAGACAGTGTACACCCTGCAGCCCCCCTCTGTGCTGAGCAGCGGCCTGCCGCCAG atgcacaaACTCGAGCGACTTCTAAGAGCCTATTACCTGTTAAGTCCAAAGAAGTTGATGTTTCCAGACTTCATTCAGGAGGTTCAGAGAATGATACAAAAATCATCAAACCGAGACGAGAGAATGG GCAGGTGAAAGCTGCAGAGCCTGCCACCAGGAGGAACATCAGAAAGAG CTACAAACCCCTGAGTAAACAGAAATCAGAGGAAGAGCTCAAGGATAAGAACCAGCTCTTAGAGGCCGTCAACAAGCAGTTGCACCAGAAGTTGACTGAAACTCAG GGAGAGCTGAAGGACCTGACTCAAAAAGTGGAGCTGCTAGAGAAGTTCCAGAACAACTGTTTGGCAATCTTGGAGAGCAAGGGCCTCAACCCAG GCAGTGAGACCCTCACATCACAGCAGATCTCCACCACGGATCACATGGACTCTATG GCCCTAAAGGTAAAGTTGAAGATGAAAGAAGAAGAGAGGGCCCAGTTCCTAGAACAACAGACGTTATATAACAGTCAAGTAAACAATTTTACAACAGCCCTTGATGAAATGGAGCAGCTATTAGAAATGTGA
- the KNSTRN gene encoding small kinetochore-associated protein isoform X5 → MAAPKGVAQGRDFRTTWPPTESAPHPLPPGHRKFPFETLAADAVGGTAVAAEHFLNQSDEAWGPQRQAPGARPCRLVTMTSVVKTVYTLQPPSVLSSGLPPDAQTRATSKSLLPVKSKEVDVSRLHSGGSENDTKIIKPRRENGQVKAAEPATRRNIRKSYKPLSKQKSEEELKDKNQLLEAVNKQLHQKLTETQGELKDLTQKVELLEKFQNNCLAILESKGLNPGPKGKVEDERRREGPVPRTTDVI, encoded by the exons ATGGCAGCCCCCAAAGGCGTCGCCCAAGGCAGAGACTTCCGTACAACATGGCCGCCTACAGAGAGCGCGCCGCACCCGCTCCCGCCCGGCCACCGGAAGTTTCCATTTGAAACCCTGGCGGCAGACGCGGTCGGCGGTACGGCAGTTGCTGCCGAGCATTTTTTGAACCAGAGTGACGAGGCCTGGGGGCCGCAGCGGCAGGCGCCTGG AGCCCGACCGTGCCGCCTCGTTACTATGACCAGCGTAGTTAAGACAGTGTACACCCTGCAGCCCCCCTCTGTGCTGAGCAGCGGCCTGCCGCCAG atgcacaaACTCGAGCGACTTCTAAGAGCCTATTACCTGTTAAGTCCAAAGAAGTTGATGTTTCCAGACTTCATTCAGGAGGTTCAGAGAATGATACAAAAATCATCAAACCGAGACGAGAGAATGG GCAGGTGAAAGCTGCAGAGCCTGCCACCAGGAGGAACATCAGAAAGAG CTACAAACCCCTGAGTAAACAGAAATCAGAGGAAGAGCTCAAGGATAAGAACCAGCTCTTAGAGGCCGTCAACAAGCAGTTGCACCAGAAGTTGACTGAAACTCAG GGAGAGCTGAAGGACCTGACTCAAAAAGTGGAGCTGCTAGAGAAGTTCCAGAACAACTGTTTGGCAATCTTGGAGAGCAAGGGCCTCAACCCAG GCCCTAAAGGTAAAGTTGAAGATGAAAGAAGAAGAGAGGGCCCAGTTCCTAGAACAACAGACGTTATATAA
- the KNSTRN gene encoding small kinetochore-associated protein isoform X3 → MAAPKGVAQGRDFRTTWPPTESAPHPLPPGHRKFPFETLAADAVGGTAVAAEHFLNQSDEAWGPQRQAPGARPCRLVTMTSVVKTVYTLQPPSVLSSGLPPDAQTRATSKSLLPVKSKEVDVSRLHSGGSENDTKIIKPRRENGQVKAAEPATRRNIRKSYKPLSKQKSEEELKDKNQLLEAVNKQLHQKLTETQGELKDLTQKVELLEKFQNNCLAILESKGLNPACPQTAESVAKRRAEEGIIQRPKESLT, encoded by the exons ATGGCAGCCCCCAAAGGCGTCGCCCAAGGCAGAGACTTCCGTACAACATGGCCGCCTACAGAGAGCGCGCCGCACCCGCTCCCGCCCGGCCACCGGAAGTTTCCATTTGAAACCCTGGCGGCAGACGCGGTCGGCGGTACGGCAGTTGCTGCCGAGCATTTTTTGAACCAGAGTGACGAGGCCTGGGGGCCGCAGCGGCAGGCGCCTGG AGCCCGACCGTGCCGCCTCGTTACTATGACCAGCGTAGTTAAGACAGTGTACACCCTGCAGCCCCCCTCTGTGCTGAGCAGCGGCCTGCCGCCAG atgcacaaACTCGAGCGACTTCTAAGAGCCTATTACCTGTTAAGTCCAAAGAAGTTGATGTTTCCAGACTTCATTCAGGAGGTTCAGAGAATGATACAAAAATCATCAAACCGAGACGAGAGAATGG GCAGGTGAAAGCTGCAGAGCCTGCCACCAGGAGGAACATCAGAAAGAG CTACAAACCCCTGAGTAAACAGAAATCAGAGGAAGAGCTCAAGGATAAGAACCAGCTCTTAGAGGCCGTCAACAAGCAGTTGCACCAGAAGTTGACTGAAACTCAG GGAGAGCTGAAGGACCTGACTCAAAAAGTGGAGCTGCTAGAGAAGTTCCAGAACAACTGTTTGGCAATCTTGGAGAGCAAGGGCCTCAACCCAG CCTGTCCCCAGACAGCAGAGTCGGTAGCAAAGAGGAGAGCAGAAGAAGGAATTATCCAAAGACCGAAGGAGAGCCTCACCTGA
- the IVD gene encoding isovaleryl-CoA dehydrogenase, mitochondrial, producing MATAAWLLGRRVANWRLQPLLQPLAGLITQRANSLLPVDDAINGLSEEQKLLRQTISKFLQEHLAPQAQEIDRSNEFKNLREFWKQLGNLGVLGITAPVQYGGSGLGYLEHVLVMEEVSRASGAVGLSYGAHSNLCLNQIVRNGNEAQKEKYLPKLISGEYIGALAMSEPNAGSDVVSMKLKAEKKGDHYILNGNKFWVTNGPDADVFVIYAKTDLAVVPASQGITAFIVEKGMPGFSTSKKLDKLGMRGSNTCELIFEDCKVPAANILGHPNKGVYVLMSGLDLERLVLAGGPLGLMQAVLDHTIPYLHMREAFGQKIGHFQLMQGKMADMYTRLMACRQYVYNVAKACDEGHCTAKDCAGVILYSAECATQVALDGIQCLGGNGYINDFPMGRFLRDAKLYEIGAGTSEVRRLIIGRAFNADFH from the exons ATGGCGACTGCAGCTTGGTTACTGGGGCGGCGCGTGGCGAACTGGAGGCTGCAGCCGCTACTGCAGCCGCTCGCCGGCTTGATTACCCAGCGGGCCAACTCTCTGTTGCCTGTGGACGACGCGATCAATGGGTTAAGCGAGGAGCAGAAGCTG cTTCGTCAGACCATTTCTAAGTTTCTTCAGGAGCACCTAGCCCCCCAGGCCCAGGAGATTGATCGAAGCAATGAATTCAAGAACCTGCGA GAGTTTTGGAAGCAGCTGGGGAACCTTGGAGTCTTGGGCATCACAGCCCCTG tTCAGTATGGCGGCTCCGGCCTGGGCTACCTGGAGCACGTGCTGGTGATGGAGGAGGTGTCCCGAGCCTCTGGAGCAGTGGGCCTCAGTTATGGTGcccactccaacctctgcctcaaCCAGATTGTGCGTAACGGGAATGAGGCCCAGAAGGAGAAGTACCTCCCCAAG CTAATCAGCGGTGAATACATCGGAGCCCTGGCCATGAGTGAGCCCAATGCTGGCTCTGATGTTGTCTCCATGAAgctaaaagcagaaaagaaag GAGATCACTACATCTTGAATGGCAACAAATTCTGGGTCACCAATGGCCCCGATGCTGACGTCTTTGTTATCTACGCCAAGACAGATCTGGCTGTTGTGCCAGCTTCTCAGGGCATCACAGCCTTCATTGTGGAGAAG GGGATGCCTGGCTTCAGCACCTCCAAGAAGCTGGACAAGCTGGGGATGAGAGGCTCTAACACCTGTGAGCTAATCTTCGAGGACTGCAAGGTTCCTG CTGCCAACATCCTGGGTCATCCAAATAAGGGCGTCTACGTGCTGATGAGTGGGCTGGACCTGGAGCGGCTGGTGCTGGCTGGTGGGCCCCTTGG GCTCATGCAGGCCGTCCTCGACCACACCATTCCCTACCTGCACATGAGGGAGGCCTTTGGCCAGAAGATCGGCCACTTCCAG CTGATGCAGGGGAAGATGGCAGACATGTACACCCGCCTCATGGCCTGTCGGCAGTACGTCTACAATGTCGCCAAGGCCTGTGATGAGGGCCACTGCACCGCCAAG GACTGCGCCGGTGTGATTCTTTACTCAGCCGAGTGCGCCACACAGGTGGCCCTGGACGGCATTCAGTGTTTGG GTGGCAATGGCTACATCAATGACTTTCCCATGGGCCGCTTTCTGCGAGACGCCAAGCTATATGAGATTGGGGCTGGGACCAGTGAGGTGAGGCGGCTAATCATCGGCAGAGCCTTCAACGCAGACTTCCACTAA